The segment AAATGCAACCTTTCCAGCCGGTAGAAGCCGCTGAAGCATTGCTCACGTCGGAGGATCTGGACATCATCCGGACCCGGTTCGAAGGTTTCGGTCATTACTGCTCACTTTTGACTTCGGTTGCACCAGCGCAGCAGCGCCGGCACCTGGGGCGAATGAGAAGCTCCGCTGCCATGCTAGCGCGACAGCGGCAACGGCGCAGCCTCGGGCCGACCAGGCGGTCGCCCGATGGCCGCATGACGCCTGACGAACTTCACCCGCCGACGACACTCGAAACGGCACTCGTATCGATAGGCAATCCGATGAAGCGTTCCCTGACTCTCGCCTCCCTGCTGCTGGTACCCCTGCTGCTTACCGGCTGCCAGCATGGCCTGCTGGCTCCAGCGATCGAACCGACCCGCAAGGTCACCGAGGTCAAGCCCACCGGCTGCAACAATGAAGACTGCCCACTGGTGAACATCGACCTGCAGCGTTTCGATCTGCCCGAGCTGGACCGTCTGGTCGACCAGCGCCTGCGGCAGATGACCCTCAACGCGCCGGACGACCGGCTGCCGGCCACGCTCGAAGCCTACCAGGCGGACTTCCTGGCCCGCGCCGAACCCGGCTGGGCAAGCTACCTGCAGGCCAAGCTGCGCGAGCAGCACGATGGGTTGCTGGTGGTCGAGCTGTCCAGCTATCTCTACACCGGCGGCGCCCACGGCATGCCGGGGCGGGGCTTCATCAATTTCGACCGCGAGACGAATCGCGCCGTCGGCCTGCAGGACATGCTCGTACCGGGCACGGAAGGGGCCTTCTGGCGGCTCGCCGAGCAGGCCCATCAGCGCTGGCTGGCGGAAAACGACCTGGCCGGCGACACGCAGTTCCAGCAGAACTGGCCGTTCCGCGAAACAAGCCACATCGCGCTGCTGAAAGACGGCGTGCTGCTCAAGTACGACGTCTACAGCCTTGCGCCCTACTCCTTCGGACATCCCGAGCTGCTGATCGACTACGACCAGCTCAAGGGCATCCTGCGCGAGCGGTTTCTGCCCTGACCCCCACTGCGCATGGCGGTGGCGGAGCCGCCATGCGCAGCAAGGCGCCCGGCGCGCCGGCGGCCGCAACCGCCCGCCACCTCCAGGCGATCACACCTGCTTGTAGATCACCGAGCCTTCCTCGCGGAAGCGCTCGGCCTGCTCCTTGAAGCCCGCCTCGATGGCCTTCTGCTCCTCGGTCAGCCCGTTCTCGGCGGCGTAGTCGCGCACTTCCTGGGTGATCTTCATCGAGCAGAACTTCGGCCCGCACATGGAGCAGAAGTGTGCGACCTTCGCCGACTCCTTGGGCAGGGTCTCGTCGTGGAAGGCCCGCGCGGTGTCCGGGTCAAGGCCCAGGTTGAACTGGTCTTCCCAGCGGAACTCGAAGCGCGCCTTGGACAGGGCGTTGTCGCGGATCTGCGCGCCCGGATGGCCCTTGGCCAGATCAGCAGCGTGCGCGGCGATCTTGTAGGTGATGATGCCGGTCTTGACGTCATCCTTGTTCGGCAGACCGAGGTGCTCCTTCGGCGTGACGTAGCAGAGCATGGCGCAGCCGAACCAGCCGATCATGGCGGCGCCGATGCCACTGGTGATGTGGTCGTAACCGGGCGCGATATCGGTGGTCAGCGGGCCGAGGGTGTAGAACGGTGCCTCGTCGCAGCATTCCAGCTGCTTGTCCATGTTCTCCTTGATCATCTGCATCGGGACGTGGCCGGGGCCCTCGATCATGCACTGGACGTCGTGCTTCCAGGCGATCTTGGTCAGCTCGCCCAGGGTTTCCAATTCGCCGAACTGCGCGGCGTCGTTGGCGTCGGCGATCGATCCCGGACGCAGGCCATCACCCAGCGAGAAGCTGACGTCGTAGGCCTTCATGATTTCGCAGATTTCCTCGAAGTGGGTGTAGAGGAAATTCTCCTGGTGGTGCGCCAGGCACCATTTGGCCATGATCGAGCCGCCGCGCGAGACGATCCCGGTGACGCGCTTGGCGGTCAGCGGCACATAGCGCAGCAAGACGCCGGCATGGATGGTGAAGTAGTCCACGCCCTGTTCGGCCTGCTCGATCAGGGTGTCGCGGAACAGCTCCCAGGTCAGGTCCTCGGCGATGCCGCCGACCTTTTCCAGTGCCTGGTAGATCGGCACGGTGCCGATCGGTACCGGCGAGTTGCGGATGATCCACTCGCGGGTTTCGTGGATGTGTTTGCCGGTGGACAGGTCCATCACGGTGTCCGAACCCCAGCGGATGCCCCAGGTCAGCTTGGCCACTTCTTCCTCGATGGAGGAGCCCAGCGCCGAGTTGCCGATGTTGCCGTTGATCTTCACCAGGAAGTTGCGGCCGATGATCATCGGCTCCAGCTCCACGTGGTTGATGTTGGCCGGGATGATGGCGCGGCCGCGGGCGACTTCGCTGCGGACGAACTCCGGGGTGATTTCCTTGGGAATCGACGCACCAAAGCTTTGGCCCTGATGCTGGACACTCAGCAGGCCGGCCTCGCGGGCTTCGGCGAGCTTCATGTTCTCGCGGATGGCGACGTACTCCATCTCCGGCGTGATGATGCCCTTCTTCGCGTAGTGCATCTGGCTGACGTTGTGCCCGGCCTTGGCGCGGCGCGGATTGCGGACGTGGGCGAAGCGCATGGCGGCCAGTTCGGCGTCGTTCAGCCGGCGGTTGCCGAATTCGGAGGACAGGCCCGGCAGCTTCTCGGTGTCGCCGCGCTCTTCGATCCAGGCGCTGCGCACGTCGGCCAGGCCCTTGCGCACATCGATCGTGACGTTCGGGTCGGTGTAGGGGCCGGAGGTGTCGTAGACAGTGACCGGCGCGTTGATCTCGCCACCAAAGGCGGTGGGGGTCACGTCCAGGCTGATCTCGCGCATCGGCACGCGGATATCGGGCCGCGAACCCTGCACGTAGACCTTCTGCGAACGCGGGAAGGGTTGAATGGATTGCTGGTCGACCTGGGCGCTTTCGCTCAGATTCTTGTTGCTTTGCACGCTCATCGGCTTCTCCTGGGAAATGTCGGAGCGAACCTGAGCAACACGGCGGATCAAGGGCACAGGGGGCCGCAGTGGCGGCGAGAGGCTCGCCGGTACCGCGGGCGAGGACATCTTGTTCCCTACGCAGGCCTTAACCTGATCAGGTTCAACGGGATCCGGAACTGTCCGATCTCAGCCCATGGCTCTAGGCACCCCGACAAGAACGAACCCGAGTCTAGAGGAGAGCGTTGGCGAATGCCATCGGCAACCGGCCAGGCGTCCGACCAGCGGGTCACAATCAGTCCGACGAACCTCCGCGATGACCGCTTGCCAGCCCCGCAACGACGCCTGTTGCACGCGCCTTGACCCTCCAACACCTGCCGCTTAGCCTTCAGCGCTACGCCCACCCGAGGATGGACCCATGTTCCGCAAACTTCCCCTGGCCCTCGCCCTGGCCGCATTGACCAGCGGAGCGGCTCTGGCCGCGCCCGAGGCGCCCCTGGCCAGCCGGACGGACCTGATCAGCGTCTACCAGCAGGCGGTCAACAACAATGCCGATCTCGCCGCGGCCCGCGCGCAGTTCCGCGCCACTCAGGAAGTCGTTCCGCAGGCGCGCGCCGGCCTCCTGCCGAACCTGAGCGCCGGCGCCGAGCTGAGCGATACCGAAACGGACGTGGACACCAGCCTGGGCAACCGCAACCTCTCGCGCAGTGGCACGACCTACCAGGCTGTGCTCAGCCAGCCGCTGTTCCGCGCCGACCGCTGGTTCCAGCTGCAAGCGGCGCAGGCGCTGAGCGAGCAGGCCGCCCTGCAGTACTCGGTGGCCGAGCAGGATTTGGTGCTGCAGAGCGCCCAGGCCTATTTTTCGGTGCTGCGCGCGCAGGACAACCTGGCGGCGATCAAGGCCGAGGAGGCCGCCTTCAAGCGCCAGCTGGACCAGGCCAATGAGCGTTTCGACGTCGGCCTGTCGGACCGCACGGATGTCCTCGAAGCCCAGGCCGGCTACGACACCGCGCGCGCCAACCGGATGATCGCCCAGCGCCAGGTCGACGATGCCTTCCAGGCGCTGTTCACCCTGACCAACCGCGAATACCTGGCACTCGAAGGCATCGAGCATGGCCTGCCCGTGCTGCCGCCGGTGCCGAACGACGCCCGCGCCTGGGTCGATACCGCCACCCGGCAGAACCTCAACCTGCTGGCCGCCAACCATGCCGTCGACGCCTCCGAGCAGACGCTCCGCCAGCGTCGCGCCGGTCATGCGCCCACGCTGGATGCCGTGGCCTCCTATCGCAAGGGTGACAACGACGCCCTCGGGTTCGCCAACAGCGGGATGGCCGACGCACTGCCCGATTTCCCCCGCTACAACGGCGACGTCGAACAGCGCAGCATCGGCCTGCAGCTGAACATACCGCTCTATACTGGCGGCCTGACCAGCTCCCAGACCCGCGAGGCCTACTACCGGCTCGACCAGACCGAACAACAGCGCGAAAGCCTGCGCCGCCAGGTGGTCGAGGCCACGCGCAACCTGCACCGGGCGGTGAACACCGATATCGAGCAGGTCCAGGCACGGCGGCAGTCGATCATCTCCAACCAGAGCGCGCTGGAGGCAACGGAGATCGGCTACCAGGTCGGCACCCGTAACATCGTCGATGTGCTCGACACCCAGCGCCGCCTGTATGCGGCGGTACGCAACTACAACGACGCGCGTTACGACTACATTCTCGATACGCTTCGCCTGAAGCAGGCCGCCGGCACCCTCAGCCCGGACGACCTCGCCGAGCTGTCGGGCTACCTCAAGGCGGACTACGACCCGGATCAGGACTTCCTGCCCCCGGATCTGTCGCAGAGCGTCGGCCAGCCGGTGCGGGTCGATTATTGAGACAGGGTCTGCGAAGGCTCGCTTGAGCCATGATCGGGTGGGCTTCAGCTCACCCGACCTCTCCGAGCACCCCGCCGCTCACAGGCGCGTTCACCCGCCAGGCCGCTACCGGCCAAGCAAGCGCTCGAGTCCCGCCAACAGCCGTTGCAGCGCGCCCTGGTTGGCCTTGAGCACGCGCAACCCGGCGTCACGCATGCCTTGCGCGACGGCCGTATCGCACCAGAGCTCGCCAACCGCCCTCGCCAGCTGCTCGGCATCCGCCACTTCGCGCAGCGCACCGGCCTCGCGCAGTTGCGCTGCGATCTCGAGGAAGTTGAACAGGTGCGGCCCGCTGAGCACTGGCTTGCCCAGCGCCGCCGGTTCCAGCAGGTTGTGCCCCCCGTTGGGCACCAGGCTGCCACCGACGAACGCCACGTCGGCAAGCGCAAACAGAAACAGCAGCTCGCCCATGGTGTCACCGACCAGTACCTGCGTTTCGCTCTGAACCGCTTCGCCGGTCGAGCGCCGAACCGCGCTCAGGCCTTCGCGGCGGCAGAGTTCGAACACCGAGGCGAAGCGCTCCGGATGCCGCGGCACCAGGATCAGCAAGGCGTCAGGGTGCGCAGCGAGCAGGGTGCGATGCGCGGCGAGCACGATTTCGTCCTCGCCCTGGTGAGTGCTCGCCGCTATCCAGACCGGGCGATGCTGCGCCTGCCATTGCCCACGCAGTTGCTCGGCCCGCTGCGGCAGCGCCGGGTCGATGCTCAGGTCGAATTTGATCGAGCCGGTGACCTGCACACATGCGCTGCGGGCGCCAAGCCGGCGAAAGCGCTCGGCCTCGGCTTCGGTCTGCACCGCGATCAGCGCCAGTTCACCGAGCATTGGCGCGGTCAGCCCGGAAAAGCGTGCATAACCGCGCGCAGAACGTTCGGACAAGCGGGCGTTGGCCAGCGCCACTGGAATACCGCGCTGCGCACACTGATGAATGTGGTTCGGCCAAAGTTCGGTTTCCATCACCACCGCGAGCCGCGGACGGGCCCGCTCGATGAACCGCGCCGCGGCCCAGGGCAAGTCGTAGGGCAGATAGCAATGCTGCACGCTGTCGCCAAACAGCGCACGGATGCGCTCGGAACCGGTCGGCGTCATGCAGGTGACGGTGATCGGCAGTTGCGGATGGCGCGCCATCAGCTGGCGAATCATCGGTGCCGCGGCAATGCTCTCGCCCACCGACACGGCATGCACCCAGATGCCGCCGGGACGCAACGCCGGCAGCCCGAGCGCAAAGCGTTCACCGATGCGCTGCCGATAGGCCGGCGCACGGCGTCCGCGCCAGAACAGACGCAGCAGGATCAGGGGCAAGCCGAGGTGGAACAACAGCGTATAGAGGGTGCGATTCATGGGCGCGGAGCTTAACAAGCTGCCTGGCCGCGAGCCACAGCCGCTGCCGGGCGAACTTGTCAGCGGGAGCACGACCGAACGATATGCCCTCGTCACCAACAGGATTGCGTCATGTCCGGCTACCTCTACCTGGCTATCGCCATCTGCGCCGAAGTTGTCGCCACCACCTCGATGAAAGCTCTGGCTGGCTTCAGCCGCCCTCTGCCCTTGCTGCTGGTGGTCACCGGCTACGGCCTGTCGTTCTGGATGCTTGCCCTGGTGGTTCGCACCATCCCGGTGGGCATCGCCTATGCCATCTGGGCCGGGCTCGGCATCGTACTGGTCAGCATCGCGGCGGCGATCCTCTATCGCCAGCACCTGGACCTGCCGGCCGTGCTGGGCATGGCGCTGATCATCGCCGGCGTGGTGGTCATCCAGTTGTTCTCCGGCAGCACCGGCCACTAAGCTGCTGGCGGACTGCAGTTATACTGCGCGACCGTTTCCTCCAGATGAGGTCTGCACATGCCCGAATCCCTCAGCACCGACGTCCTGATCGTTGGCGGCGGCGTCGCCGGCCTCTGGCTCAACGCACGCCTGCGCCGGCAGGGCTTCGCGACGCTGCTGGTCGACAAGGGAACGCTGGGCGGCGGGCAGAGCGTGAAATCCCAGGGCATCATTCACGGCGGCACCAAATACGCACTGCACGGAGCGCTGACCGGCGCCTCGGAAGCCATTGCCGATATGCCGCGGCGCTGGCGCGAAGCGCTCGACGGCACCGGCGAGCTGGACCTCTCCGGCGTGCGCCTGCTGTCCGACGCGCATTACCTGTGGTCGCCAGGCACCCTGGCCGGCAACCTCACCAGCTTCTTCGCCAGCAAGGCCGTGCGCTCGCGGGTCGGCCAGGTCAAGGGGGACGAGCTGCCGCCTGCGCTGCAGCATCCGCGCTTCAAGGGCAAGGTCTACCGCCTTGCCGAGCTGGTTCTCGACGTTCCCAGCCTGATCGCCCGCCTGGCCGAACTCGCCGGGCCCAGCCTGCTGGCTGCCGAGCGGATCGAACCGCTGCGCGAGGGCGACGAACTGGTCGGTCTGCGAGTCGATGGCCGTGACATCCGCGCGCAGCGCATCGTCTTCAGCGCCGGCGGCGGCACGGCCGAGCTGCTCGGTGCGCTCGGCCTGCAGCAACCGGCGATGCAGCGCCGGCCGCTGCACATGGTGCTGGTCAAGGCGCCGACCCTCAAGCCGCTCTATGCCCACTGCCTGGGCGGTGGGCCGAAGCCGCGCATTACCGTCACCAGCCATCCCACCGAGGACGGTCAGTGGCTGTGGTACCTGGGCGGCGAACTTGCCGAAGCGGCGGGCGTTGCACGCGACGAGGCGAGCCAGATCGCCGTGGCGAAGAAGGAACTCGCCGAGCTGGTGCCCTGGCTCGACCTCTCCGAGGCGCAGTGGGCGACCCTGCGCATCGACCGCGCGGAACCGGCACAATCCAGCCAGGCGCGACCGGACAACGCCTTTCTCGCCGAACAGGGTCGCCTGCTGGTGGGCTGGCCGACCAAGCTCGCCCTCTCGCCGGACTTCGCCGATCGCGTCGAGGCGGCGCTGGCCCGTGACGGCATCCGCCCCACCGCGCATGCCGCACTGCCGGCCCTGCCCCGTCCGCCGATCACCGGGCCGTTCTGGGAGGGTTTGCTGTGACGATGCCAAGCCTGCATGGGCTGCTCCGGCCGCTGGGCAGCACCGGCCTGCTGGTATCGCCACTCGGCCTCGGCACCGTCAAGCTCGGCCGCGATCAGGGCGTGAAGTACCCCAGCGGCTTCCGCATTCCGGACGATACCGAGGCGGCCGCGCTGCTCGACCAGGCCCGGGCGCTCGGCATCAACCTGATCGACACCGCACCGGCCTACGGTCGCAGCGAGGAGCGTCTCGGCCCGCTGCTCGC is part of the Stutzerimonas balearica DSM 6083 genome and harbors:
- a CDS encoding RsiV family protein — its product is MKRSLTLASLLLVPLLLTGCQHGLLAPAIEPTRKVTEVKPTGCNNEDCPLVNIDLQRFDLPELDRLVDQRLRQMTLNAPDDRLPATLEAYQADFLARAEPGWASYLQAKLREQHDGLLVVELSSYLYTGGAHGMPGRGFINFDRETNRAVGLQDMLVPGTEGAFWRLAEQAHQRWLAENDLAGDTQFQQNWPFRETSHIALLKDGVLLKYDVYSLAPYSFGHPELLIDYDQLKGILRERFLP
- the thiC gene encoding phosphomethylpyrimidine synthase ThiC, encoding MSVQSNKNLSESAQVDQQSIQPFPRSQKVYVQGSRPDIRVPMREISLDVTPTAFGGEINAPVTVYDTSGPYTDPNVTIDVRKGLADVRSAWIEERGDTEKLPGLSSEFGNRRLNDAELAAMRFAHVRNPRRAKAGHNVSQMHYAKKGIITPEMEYVAIRENMKLAEAREAGLLSVQHQGQSFGASIPKEITPEFVRSEVARGRAIIPANINHVELEPMIIGRNFLVKINGNIGNSALGSSIEEEVAKLTWGIRWGSDTVMDLSTGKHIHETREWIIRNSPVPIGTVPIYQALEKVGGIAEDLTWELFRDTLIEQAEQGVDYFTIHAGVLLRYVPLTAKRVTGIVSRGGSIMAKWCLAHHQENFLYTHFEEICEIMKAYDVSFSLGDGLRPGSIADANDAAQFGELETLGELTKIAWKHDVQCMIEGPGHVPMQMIKENMDKQLECCDEAPFYTLGPLTTDIAPGYDHITSGIGAAMIGWFGCAMLCYVTPKEHLGLPNKDDVKTGIITYKIAAHAADLAKGHPGAQIRDNALSKARFEFRWEDQFNLGLDPDTARAFHDETLPKESAKVAHFCSMCGPKFCSMKITQEVRDYAAENGLTEEQKAIEAGFKEQAERFREEGSVIYKQV
- a CDS encoding TolC family outer membrane protein; translation: MFRKLPLALALAALTSGAALAAPEAPLASRTDLISVYQQAVNNNADLAAARAQFRATQEVVPQARAGLLPNLSAGAELSDTETDVDTSLGNRNLSRSGTTYQAVLSQPLFRADRWFQLQAAQALSEQAALQYSVAEQDLVLQSAQAYFSVLRAQDNLAAIKAEEAAFKRQLDQANERFDVGLSDRTDVLEAQAGYDTARANRMIAQRQVDDAFQALFTLTNREYLALEGIEHGLPVLPPVPNDARAWVDTATRQNLNLLAANHAVDASEQTLRQRRAGHAPTLDAVASYRKGDNDALGFANSGMADALPDFPRYNGDVEQRSIGLQLNIPLYTGGLTSSQTREAYYRLDQTEQQRESLRRQVVEATRNLHRAVNTDIEQVQARRQSIISNQSALEATEIGYQVGTRNIVDVLDTQRRLYAAVRNYNDARYDYILDTLRLKQAAGTLSPDDLAELSGYLKADYDPDQDFLPPDLSQSVGQPVRVDY
- the waaA gene encoding lipid IV(A) 3-deoxy-D-manno-octulosonic acid transferase, producing MNRTLYTLLFHLGLPLILLRLFWRGRRAPAYRQRIGERFALGLPALRPGGIWVHAVSVGESIAAAPMIRQLMARHPQLPITVTCMTPTGSERIRALFGDSVQHCYLPYDLPWAAARFIERARPRLAVVMETELWPNHIHQCAQRGIPVALANARLSERSARGYARFSGLTAPMLGELALIAVQTEAEAERFRRLGARSACVQVTGSIKFDLSIDPALPQRAEQLRGQWQAQHRPVWIAASTHQGEDEIVLAAHRTLLAAHPDALLILVPRHPERFASVFELCRREGLSAVRRSTGEAVQSETQVLVGDTMGELLFLFALADVAFVGGSLVPNGGHNLLEPAALGKPVLSGPHLFNFLEIAAQLREAGALREVADAEQLARAVGELWCDTAVAQGMRDAGLRVLKANQGALQRLLAGLERLLGR
- a CDS encoding DMT family transporter, with translation MSGYLYLAIAICAEVVATTSMKALAGFSRPLPLLLVVTGYGLSFWMLALVVRTIPVGIAYAIWAGLGIVLVSIAAAILYRQHLDLPAVLGMALIIAGVVVIQLFSGSTGH
- a CDS encoding NAD(P)/FAD-dependent oxidoreductase, coding for MPESLSTDVLIVGGGVAGLWLNARLRRQGFATLLVDKGTLGGGQSVKSQGIIHGGTKYALHGALTGASEAIADMPRRWREALDGTGELDLSGVRLLSDAHYLWSPGTLAGNLTSFFASKAVRSRVGQVKGDELPPALQHPRFKGKVYRLAELVLDVPSLIARLAELAGPSLLAAERIEPLREGDELVGLRVDGRDIRAQRIVFSAGGGTAELLGALGLQQPAMQRRPLHMVLVKAPTLKPLYAHCLGGGPKPRITVTSHPTEDGQWLWYLGGELAEAAGVARDEASQIAVAKKELAELVPWLDLSEAQWATLRIDRAEPAQSSQARPDNAFLAEQGRLLVGWPTKLALSPDFADRVEAALARDGIRPTAHAALPALPRPPITGPFWEGLL